From a region of the Argiope bruennichi chromosome 8, qqArgBrue1.1, whole genome shotgun sequence genome:
- the LOC129980684 gene encoding uncharacterized protein LOC129980684: protein MLRTSQNQFPPAQIGDTVRIQVPDVDRGRTYNRNVLAVVVGIKDSDFYKLANENGTLKQLYTRNQFEICKEKLLSIDKISFQEISLREAAAANSRSGGQGYTRCNCKRKCSTNKCSCKRKGLLCNSKCHNSLSCCNK from the coding sequence ATGTTGCGAACCTCACAAAATCAATTTCCTCCTGCTCAAATTGGTGATACTGTACGAATACAAGTCCCTGATGTCGACCGTGGTCGTACATATAACCGAAATGTGTTAGCGGTTGTTGTTGGAATAAAAGACTCCGACTTCTATAAACTTGCGAATGAAAATGGTACCCTCAAGCAGCTTTACACACGTAATCAGTtcgaaatttgtaaagaaaagctCCTTTCCATAGAtaagatttcttttcaagaaatttcgCTGAGAGAAGCAGCTGCAGCTAATTCGAGAAGCGGTGGGCAAGGCTATACACGCTGTAATTGCAAAAGGAAGTGTTCCACAAATAAATGCAGTTGTAAAAGGAAGGGCCTCTTGTGCAATTCAAAGTGTCATAATAGTTTAagttgttgcaataaataa